One Fibrobacter sp. UWB10 DNA segment encodes these proteins:
- a CDS encoding pseudouridine synthase, with protein sequence MPVPSDMYFESVVQPEHEGWLLLDSLCKRFTYHSRELWGEKIANGFVAVNGETANLETIAHRGDKVVYHVTNYTEPEVPTDFKVVFEDDEFMLVAKPAGVPVHHTGHIFYNTFTAIVRRGTDYETATPMHRLDRDTGGLMLFAKYAESAARFQKNLDRILLKKFYMAVVRGDFSSELVDCTMPLREDPADRLRLRMHHFADGKPCHTRFRKVGEGLLSQPVAGESKYSVVEAELLTGRKHQIRAHLAELGFPILGDRLYSFDGVYYEKMSRSWSRDPSVDNSEEGLSAEDLAALGGKSQMLYAYKVEIQLPYWKESRVFDCEDYPADMAELVQNAKKNA encoded by the coding sequence ATGCCAGTACCTTCAGATATGTACTTTGAGAGCGTTGTGCAGCCGGAGCATGAAGGCTGGCTGTTGCTCGATTCGCTTTGCAAGCGCTTTACTTACCACAGTCGTGAACTGTGGGGCGAAAAGATTGCGAACGGCTTTGTGGCGGTAAACGGCGAAACTGCGAATCTGGAAACTATTGCGCATCGCGGCGACAAGGTGGTTTACCACGTAACGAACTACACTGAGCCTGAAGTTCCGACGGATTTTAAAGTCGTGTTCGAAGACGACGAATTCATGCTGGTGGCAAAGCCTGCGGGCGTGCCTGTGCACCATACGGGCCATATATTCTACAATACCTTTACGGCGATTGTGCGTCGCGGGACTGACTACGAGACCGCGACCCCCATGCATCGCTTGGACCGCGATACGGGCGGACTTATGCTGTTTGCGAAGTATGCGGAGTCGGCGGCAAGATTCCAGAAGAATCTGGACCGCATTTTGCTAAAAAAGTTTTATATGGCGGTTGTGCGCGGGGACTTCTCGTCTGAACTTGTAGACTGCACGATGCCTTTGCGCGAAGACCCCGCGGACCGCTTGCGGCTCCGCATGCACCACTTTGCCGATGGCAAACCCTGCCATACGCGCTTTAGAAAGGTGGGCGAGGGACTGCTTTCGCAGCCGGTGGCAGGCGAGTCGAAGTACTCGGTGGTGGAGGCGGAACTCTTGACGGGCCGCAAGCACCAGATTCGTGCCCACCTCGCCGAGCTCGGGTTCCCGATTCTGGGCGACCGCTTATACAGCTTTGATGGCGTTTACTACGAGAAAATGTCTCGCTCTTGGTCACGCGATCCTTCTGTCGACAATTCCGAAGAAGGTCTTAGCGCCGAAGACCTGGCGGCCCTCGGCGGCAAGTCGCAGATGCTTTATGCGTACAAGGTCGAAATCCAGTTGCCTTACTGGAAAGAATCTCGCGTTTTCGACTGCGAAGACTACCCGGCAGACATGGCTGAGCTTGTCCAAAACGCAAAAAAGAATGCTTAA